A region of the Oceanihabitans sp. IOP_32 genome:
ACCACTTTTTTAGATAAATCTCCCAAATGCTCTTTTAAAGGCTCCGGATTGTGAGGGAAATGTCCTGTGGGCTCACAAAATAATTTAATAGGCTCTACACCCAAACGCTCTAAAAGCAAAGGTACCGCTATACCACCCGTAGAATTTACACCATCAACTACCACTTTAAATTTGGCGGCTTTAATAGCCTTCGCATTTACTAGGGGTAGCTCTAAAACCTCATCAATATGTATATCAATATAGGCATCGTTTCTTGTAATTTTCCCTAAGTTATCCACTTGGGCAAAACTCATAGTGTCGCTTTCGGCAATTTCTAAGATTTTAGCACCTTCGGCAGCCCCTAAGAACTCCCCTTTTCTATTTAATAGTTTTAAAGCATTCCATTGTTTTGGGTTGTGGCTAGCTGTTAAAATAATCCCGCCATCGGCATGCTCTAATGGTACAGCAATTTCAACGGTTGGAGTTGTAGATAGTCCTAAATCAATCACATGAATTCCTAATCCAACTAAAGTATTCATGACTAAATCCTGAATCATTTCACCAGAAATTCGTGCGTCACGCCCCACTACTACTCGATAATGCTCCTTGTTAAGTTGCTGTTTTATCCAAGTGCCATAAGCCGATGCAAATTTAACCACATCAATTGGTGTTAAATTATCCCCAACCGGTCCACCAATGGTGCCACGAATTCCTGAAATAGATTTTATTAAAGTCATGTCTTATTTTGTGTTAAAATTAATTACAAATATACAATTACATTGCTTCTTTTATTAAGTGGTAAT
Encoded here:
- the glmM gene encoding phosphoglucosamine mutase, which gives rise to MTLIKSISGIRGTIGGPVGDNLTPIDVVKFASAYGTWIKQQLNKEHYRVVVGRDARISGEMIQDLVMNTLVGLGIHVIDLGLSTTPTVEIAVPLEHADGGIILTASHNPKQWNALKLLNRKGEFLGAAEGAKILEIAESDTMSFAQVDNLGKITRNDAYIDIHIDEVLELPLVNAKAIKAAKFKVVVDGVNSTGGIAVPLLLERLGVEPIKLFCEPTGHFPHNPEPLKEHLGDLSKKVVKENADFGIVVDPDVDRLAFVDENGNMFGEDYTLVACADYVLSKTPGNTVSNMSSTRALRDVTEKYGGHYEASAVGEVHVVELMKKNNAVIGGEGNGGVIYPESHYGRDALVGVALFLSLLAERKMSVSALRETYPNYFMSKKRIELTPELDVDAVLKAIENRYQNEQLTTIDGVKIDFDNSWVHLRKSNTEPIVRIYTEAKSQEEADGLADKFIAEIGEIAKG